The genomic DNA CATTGTTATACGTATGTTCTAGTCGATTTTGATAAGCACCTACAATCGCTCTTGCATTTGATACTCTATCAACAGCCTTATCTAGTTGAGTGATGGCATTGCTTGAGTTATTTTGAGTATTCACCAACACATTTACGATATCTAACTGGTCAATCGTCACATTCGGAAGCCAAATTGTAAGATTTTCGTTTGCATTACTTCCTGTCTGAAGCACCAACGCCAAAAATAAATCTTCAACCGGACCCGATCCGCCGTAAACGATAGGCTCAAAAACCCCTCTTCCATCTGAAGTCGGCCAATTTTGCCCATTATTCTCAGGGCGATCATCATAGATATACAATTTATCACCATCCGCAGCCAATTTAGAAAAGTGCTTCACAAACTCCGTTGCAGTACTTGGCAAATTCGGTGTAATTGGATTAAAATCAACATTTGCTTGTCCATATGCCGCATCGATAATGGCATTTACAATGCCTTCACCATCCGTCAAATTAGAAATGTCTACTTCCATAACAGGGTGATATGCATTTATATTAGAATTGTCTGGATTACCGTTGACAAATTTAATGCTAAATGCACGATCACAAGTTGCACACGTATAATGAACACCTTTTCCATCAAGTTTTTGGACATCATCGACCGTTTGAATATTACTAAAATCGATTACCGCACTCGCATAATCTTTTGTTTGAGCTCCATCCGTATAACTATACGTTTCAGTAATTCCACCCGTACTCGTAATATATTGAACATAATCGCTTATCCCCCCTACAGC from Sporosarcina sp. FSL K6-1522 includes the following:
- a CDS encoding flagellin; translated protein: MRIAHNASGLNTYNKMTKNMKQANQGMAKLSSGTRINKAADDAAGLAISEKMRTQIRGLLQAQQNIQDGISLVQVADGAMGEIQELLQRARELTVQSTNDTNTDQDRQHIQAEVNQIIKEIDGISKRTQFNTLNLLNGRYNKDGDYVAVGGISDYVQYITSTGGITETYSYTDGAQTKDYASAVIDFSNIQTVDDVQKLDGKGVHYTCATCDRAFSIKFVNGNPDNSNINAYHPVMEVDISNLTDGEGIVNAIIDAAYGQANVDFNPITPNLPSTATEFVKHFSKLAADGDKLYIYDDRPENNGQNWPTSDGRGVFEPIVYGGSGPVEDLFLALVLQTGSNANENLTIWLPNVTIDQLDIVNVLVNTQNNSSNAITQLDKAVDRVSNARAIVGAYQNRLEHTYNNVSNVHENTTASESRNRDADMAKESIRLAKFQLLNQTAYTALTQTNQRMGAVLNLLR